DNA from Marinagarivorans cellulosilyticus:
ACCATTTTCTCGCTGAATTAACCCAGTCGCTAATTTCTACATGATGCGTTTTTCTTTGCTCAATTCGACCATGACCTTTATCGACTTCTTCATAGGTGTCATGGGTTATGTTGGCAAAGTCTTCGCGTATTAATTTGTGGTAATACGCTTCTATTTCAGCACGTAACGCCTTTTGGTTGTCTTTTAGTTGGAGCACATAATCGCCTCCCCCACTGCGAATTTTATCGGCTACTTTTACTTGGCAGCCCATTGCATCCGTTGTAACAATGGCACCGTTAATATCGATTAGATCAAGCACCAAAGGAATCGTCTTTATTTCATTTGATTTGTCTTTAGTTTTTAGCGCCGTCAACGTTACCCCATGTTTTTTTGACCAAGCACTTACCATGTGAATGGTGTCTAGAGCGCTATGCCTTGTACCTCTCATAGTCTTGCCGTCAATCGAAATAATATCCCCTTCACCTGCCTCTTGAATGAATGCTTCGAAGCCTTTTATTAACTCCTCTGTATTTATTGAGCAAATGAAAAAACGTAGCGTTTCAACACAAGGTATTGAGTCTAAAGTGACAAAACGCTGGAGCCATTCATGCTTTAGCTTGGCAAATTCAACCATAGCTTCTGGGGTGTCATATCCACTGATGGTTGAGGAAAATATGATCAGCAGGAGGCTAGATAACGCGTATTTCTTGTTTTTATCTCGTCTCGGATCAGTAATATGAGCCGTACATTCGTCTAAGGTCACTCAATTCTCGCTAAAGGTTATAAAAGCGAGCAAATCTTAGACAATGCG
Protein-coding regions in this window:
- a CDS encoding ISAs1 family transposase is translated as MTLDECTAHITDPRRDKNKKYALSSLLLIIFSSTISGYDTPEAMVEFAKLKHEWLQRFVTLDSIPCVETLRFFICSINTEELIKGFEAFIQEAGEGDIISIDGKTMRGTRHSALDTIHMVSAWSKKHGVTLTALKTKDKSNEIKTIPLVLDLIDINGAIVTTDAMGCQVKVADKIRSGGGDYVLQLKDNQKALRAEIEAYYHKLIREDFANITHDTYEEVDKGHGRIEQRKTHHVEISDWVNSARKWCDANSLIRVERNTIKGEKESSEVSWYLSSLAVDAQRGADAVRSHWGVENNLHWQLDVTFKEDECRLASGAAAMAVIKRFCMNLLKVNDTSKRRLKHRVMASAIDDDYRAKILLSV